A genomic segment from Polyangium mundeleinium encodes:
- the corA gene encoding magnesium/cobalt transporter CorA, which produces MSSVQDTQDAPPPSSKNLASGRKRPRPSLILSNEPTPGAPPGTLLVEDPNKPKIYLIDYCLEHIVEKWIDSVDEAVPYLTDDRPSVTWIDVQGIGHKPTFERLGEIFGIHPLALEDVVNVPQRPKSDVYPEQQVIICRMAQSDVKGALVTEQIAIVFGKGFVLTVQEEPSADVLEPVRERIRKGRQLMRTGGADYLAYALFDAIIDGFYPVLEKLSDRLDEIELDALRGKDGTAHLIHDVKRDLLALRRTIWPQREVANSLLRDGSPHIQEHTRIYLRDTYDHAVQVMDMVETYREIASGLMDLHLSGVSNRMNEIMKVLTIISTIFLPLTFIAGVYGMNFDTKVSPYNMPELEWRFGYPASIGLMLLSVAGLFVFYWRKGWIGNRRRDP; this is translated from the coding sequence ATGTCCTCCGTGCAGGACACCCAGGACGCCCCGCCGCCTTCGTCGAAGAACCTGGCCTCGGGTCGCAAGAGGCCCCGGCCGAGCCTGATCCTCTCGAACGAGCCCACGCCCGGCGCGCCGCCCGGCACGCTCCTCGTCGAGGATCCGAACAAGCCGAAGATCTACCTGATCGACTACTGCCTCGAGCACATCGTCGAGAAGTGGATCGACTCGGTCGACGAGGCCGTGCCTTACCTGACCGACGACCGCCCGAGCGTCACGTGGATCGACGTGCAGGGGATCGGGCACAAGCCGACGTTCGAGCGGCTCGGGGAGATCTTCGGCATCCACCCGCTCGCGCTGGAGGACGTGGTGAACGTGCCGCAGCGGCCGAAGAGCGACGTGTATCCGGAGCAGCAGGTGATCATCTGCCGGATGGCGCAGTCCGACGTGAAGGGCGCGCTCGTGACCGAGCAGATCGCGATCGTGTTCGGCAAGGGCTTCGTGCTGACGGTGCAGGAGGAGCCGAGCGCGGACGTGCTCGAACCGGTGCGCGAGCGCATCCGCAAAGGAAGGCAGCTCATGCGGACGGGCGGCGCCGACTACCTCGCGTACGCGCTCTTCGACGCGATCATCGACGGGTTTTACCCCGTGCTCGAGAAGCTCAGCGACCGGCTCGATGAGATCGAGCTCGACGCCCTGCGGGGCAAGGACGGAACGGCGCACCTGATCCACGACGTGAAGCGGGATCTGCTCGCGCTGCGGCGGACGATCTGGCCGCAACGCGAGGTCGCGAACTCGCTGCTCCGGGACGGATCGCCGCACATCCAGGAGCACACGCGGATCTACCTGCGCGACACGTACGACCACGCGGTGCAGGTGATGGATATGGTCGAGACGTACCGCGAGATCGCCTCGGGCCTCATGGATCTGCACCTCTCCGGCGTGTCGAACCGGATGAACGAGATCATGAAGGTGCTCACGATCATCTCGACGATCTTCCTGCCGCTCACGTTCATCGCGGGCGTGTACGGCATGAACTTCGATACGAAGGTCTCGCCGTACAACATGCCCGAGCTGGAATGGCGGTTCGGCTATCCGGCCTCGATCGGGCTCATGCTGCTGAGCGTGGCGGGTCTCTTCGTCTTCTATTGGCGAAAGGGTTGGATCGGAAACCGCCGCCGCGATCCGTGA
- a CDS encoding ADYC domain-containing protein: MHSWMSCTSENGWRRAAGWAPILLGMLFGPACTEQTGEPEEEEVITSVQALSTTNGLALNGIALNGLALNGIALNGIALNGIALNGVTLEGTTFVGRTASGAPLAPEAFVGVTLTGTLSNGQTIKLRIDDRVPSTRPDVFLYEVSYLSNTSQNTWKSLCGTTSSGAPRRAIPLAGTWDYSQKKPTSGMHQPSETTFTFACRPFAIAKCVELGYKPWGGVAECAAPGVCKEIPGALLHQTCTRMLRADYCGDGVPHTQDGTPVDVWDEFGIQEAAVTNFAFEAEWTPMGARCIEHTRWHGDTSGSVASYVNKVCKSRWASAQPTYDCGGPSSTLHTAKGFGVPLLARSLIGNESALPTD; this comes from the coding sequence ATGCATTCGTGGATGTCCTGCACGTCCGAAAATGGATGGAGACGCGCCGCTGGATGGGCCCCGATCCTCCTGGGGATGCTCTTCGGCCCTGCTTGTACGGAGCAGACCGGAGAGCCCGAGGAGGAGGAGGTCATCACGTCCGTTCAGGCGCTCAGCACGACGAACGGGCTCGCGCTGAACGGAATCGCGTTGAACGGGCTCGCGCTGAACGGGATCGCGTTGAACGGGATCGCGTTGAACGGGATCGCGTTGAACGGGGTGACGCTCGAAGGAACGACGTTCGTCGGGAGGACGGCGTCGGGCGCGCCGCTCGCCCCGGAAGCGTTCGTCGGCGTGACGCTCACGGGCACGCTGAGCAACGGGCAGACGATCAAGTTGCGGATCGACGACCGCGTGCCGTCGACGCGCCCCGACGTGTTCCTGTACGAGGTCTCGTACCTGTCGAACACGAGCCAGAACACGTGGAAGAGCCTCTGCGGCACGACGTCGAGTGGTGCGCCGCGCCGCGCGATCCCGCTCGCGGGCACCTGGGACTACTCGCAGAAGAAGCCGACGAGCGGCATGCACCAGCCGTCCGAGACGACCTTCACCTTCGCGTGCAGGCCGTTCGCGATCGCGAAGTGCGTCGAGCTTGGTTACAAGCCGTGGGGCGGCGTGGCGGAGTGCGCCGCGCCGGGCGTGTGCAAGGAGATCCCCGGCGCGCTCTTGCACCAGACGTGCACGCGCATGCTGCGCGCCGATTATTGCGGCGACGGCGTGCCCCACACGCAGGACGGGACGCCCGTGGATGTGTGGGACGAGTTCGGGATCCAGGAGGCCGCCGTGACGAACTTCGCGTTCGAGGCGGAGTGGACACCGATGGGCGCGCGCTGCATCGAGCACACGCGGTGGCACGGTGATACGAGCGGATCGGTCGCTTCGTACGTGAACAAAGTATGCAAGTCGCGATGGGCGAGCGCGCAGCCGACCTACGACTGCGGAGGGCCGAGCTCGACGCTGCACACGGCGAAGGGGTTCGGCGTTCCGCTGCTCGCCCGTTCGCTCATCGGCAACGAGTCGGCGCTGCCCACGGATTGA
- the larB gene encoding nickel pincer cofactor biosynthesis protein LarB — MDPRRVEELLERVRRGDATVEQAVEALKSLPFRDLGFATVDHHRALRQGMPEVIFGEGKSGEQIAGIAEEMVGAGTNVLVTRIDAEKAAIVGRRLPSFRYAPLARTGSVELAPPPKRLCAPVAVVTAGTSDNEVAEEAAETLSALGLEPLRIYDIGVAGIHRLLHRVEDLRRASAAIVCAGMEGALPSVVGGMISTPVIAVPTAVGYGTALSGFTALFAMLTSCASGVSVVNIGNGFGAAMAVHRMMPKASQAIEPPKTAG; from the coding sequence ATGGATCCCAGGCGCGTGGAGGAGCTGCTCGAGCGGGTGCGGCGTGGGGACGCGACGGTCGAGCAAGCGGTCGAGGCGCTCAAGAGCCTGCCCTTTCGCGATCTCGGGTTCGCGACGGTCGATCATCATCGCGCGCTCCGGCAAGGGATGCCGGAAGTGATCTTCGGCGAGGGGAAGAGCGGCGAGCAGATCGCGGGGATCGCCGAGGAGATGGTGGGCGCCGGGACGAACGTGCTCGTGACGCGGATCGACGCGGAGAAGGCGGCGATCGTAGGGCGGAGGCTGCCGAGCTTCCGGTATGCGCCGCTGGCGCGGACGGGGAGCGTGGAGCTCGCGCCGCCGCCGAAGAGGCTGTGCGCGCCGGTGGCGGTCGTGACGGCGGGGACGAGCGACAACGAGGTGGCCGAGGAGGCGGCGGAGACCCTGTCCGCGCTGGGGCTCGAGCCGCTGCGGATCTACGACATCGGGGTCGCGGGGATCCATCGGCTCCTGCATCGCGTGGAGGATCTGCGGCGCGCGTCCGCGGCGATCGTGTGCGCCGGGATGGAAGGGGCGCTGCCGAGCGTGGTGGGCGGGATGATCTCGACGCCGGTGATCGCCGTGCCGACGGCCGTGGGGTACGGGACGGCGCTCTCCGGGTTCACGGCGCTCTTCGCGATGCTCACGTCCTGCGCGTCGGGGGTCTCGGTCGTGAACATCGGCAACGGGTTCGGCGCGGCGATGGCGGTGCACCGTATGATGCCGAAGGCGTCGCAAGCGATCGAGCCGCCGAAAACCGCAGGCTGA
- the trxA gene encoding thioredoxin, whose product MPVPVISEQDFEREVLRSELPVLIDFYADWCGPCKTVAPEVEALSRELEGKAKFVKVNIDQSKRLAQAMRVQAVPTFMVFFRGRPVAGEQGAVRKARLRELLDPFLPRAEGAIRAMELAQLLKQHQVVPVDTREAAAYNRARIPGAVNIPLEEIETRLAELHMLPGEPVLYDRAGDKAKVVVETLAKSDVQIAFLESGFLGWEAEGLPIERPE is encoded by the coding sequence ATGCCGGTCCCCGTCATTTCCGAGCAAGATTTCGAACGCGAGGTCCTGCGCAGCGAGCTCCCCGTCCTGATCGACTTCTACGCCGACTGGTGCGGCCCCTGCAAAACGGTGGCCCCCGAGGTCGAGGCGCTCTCGCGCGAGCTCGAAGGCAAAGCCAAGTTCGTCAAGGTGAACATCGACCAGAGCAAGCGCCTGGCGCAGGCGATGCGCGTGCAGGCCGTGCCGACGTTCATGGTCTTCTTCCGCGGCCGCCCCGTCGCCGGAGAACAAGGCGCCGTGCGCAAGGCGCGCCTGCGCGAGCTGCTCGATCCCTTCCTCCCGCGGGCCGAAGGTGCGATCCGCGCGATGGAGCTCGCGCAGCTCCTCAAGCAACACCAGGTCGTCCCCGTGGACACGCGCGAGGCCGCTGCCTACAACCGCGCGCGTATCCCGGGCGCCGTCAACATCCCCCTCGAAGAGATCGAGACCCGCCTTGCCGAGCTCCACATGCTCCCGGGCGAGCCGGTCCTCTACGACCGCGCCGGCGACAAGGCGAAGGTCGTCGTCGAGACGCTCGCGAAGAGCGACGTGCAGATCGCGTTCCTCGAGAGCGGCTTCCTCGGCTGGGAAGCCGAGGGCCTTCCGATCGAACGGCCGGAGTGA
- a CDS encoding lamin tail domain-containing protein gives MQTVACPPLSRLAPTLLALVAVACRPDLPIPEVRPGLTTPPGGITFAFEPEAPVTAAPRVLRVHVAAEPALDEARLFLVRGEVRDSHLRQIEQDDVSKALAARFVPSRTWRQDDGSVVLAPTVPLDPGEAYAVASGEPRASLSFVVEPAEAAPLLVRAWPPVEAPGAGLFGLYCGEVTLPEVAFEATLAPDGPLGAFGRGVAPAGAGGACLRFVGRGLAPPDGGPWVPPPVVWLPGLPWPLRLDPRPFGGVDGDVGEEIEAPLDQGTLECTAFEVPFGPGCVEVEDDRLLGRAPEAALLWGIAGEGLDVVMTTGKNERFVLKGLPAGKDITLDVTTIDVRGRERRLQFSATTLTPMPHVVLNEVMANPLGPEPDQEWVELYNDGVVEAALGELVISDIGGATALPEVTLPPGRFAVVVNETFVPDAEIDVPPAEDAIVVRVPALGKSGLGNGGEIVRLLDMRGRILSRFPAIPKPKAGQSVVRRSPDAPDGVSDSFQLAPPTPGAANTSSFP, from the coding sequence ATGCAAACCGTCGCATGCCCTCCGCTCTCCCGGCTCGCCCCCACGCTCCTCGCCCTCGTCGCCGTCGCTTGTCGGCCCGATCTCCCGATCCCCGAAGTCCGGCCCGGCCTCACGACGCCGCCGGGCGGGATCACGTTCGCCTTCGAGCCGGAGGCGCCCGTCACCGCGGCGCCACGCGTGCTGCGGGTGCACGTCGCCGCGGAGCCGGCGCTCGACGAGGCGCGGCTCTTCCTCGTACGCGGCGAGGTGCGGGACAGCCACCTCCGGCAGATCGAGCAGGACGATGTCTCGAAGGCGCTCGCCGCGCGGTTCGTGCCGAGTCGGACGTGGCGGCAGGACGATGGGTCGGTGGTGCTCGCGCCGACGGTGCCGCTCGATCCGGGCGAGGCGTACGCCGTGGCGAGTGGGGAGCCGCGCGCGAGCCTTTCCTTCGTGGTGGAGCCGGCCGAGGCGGCGCCGCTGCTCGTCCGCGCGTGGCCGCCGGTCGAGGCGCCGGGCGCGGGCTTGTTCGGGCTTTACTGCGGTGAGGTGACGCTGCCCGAGGTGGCGTTCGAGGCCACGCTGGCGCCGGACGGACCCCTCGGCGCGTTCGGTCGGGGCGTTGCGCCGGCGGGCGCGGGGGGCGCTTGCCTGCGCTTCGTGGGGCGAGGGCTCGCGCCGCCGGACGGAGGGCCCTGGGTGCCGCCGCCCGTCGTGTGGCTGCCCGGCCTGCCATGGCCGCTGCGGCTCGATCCACGGCCCTTCGGAGGCGTGGACGGGGACGTGGGCGAGGAGATCGAGGCGCCGCTCGATCAAGGAACGCTCGAATGCACGGCGTTCGAGGTTCCGTTCGGGCCGGGTTGTGTCGAGGTCGAGGACGATCGGCTGCTCGGACGCGCGCCCGAGGCGGCCCTGTTGTGGGGGATCGCCGGCGAGGGGCTCGATGTGGTGATGACGACCGGGAAAAACGAGCGGTTCGTCCTCAAGGGATTGCCCGCGGGCAAAGACATCACGCTGGACGTGACGACGATCGACGTGCGCGGACGGGAGCGACGTCTGCAGTTTTCCGCGACCACCCTGACGCCGATGCCACACGTCGTGCTGAACGAGGTGATGGCGAATCCGCTCGGGCCGGAGCCGGATCAGGAGTGGGTCGAGCTCTACAATGACGGGGTCGTGGAGGCGGCGCTCGGCGAGCTCGTGATCAGCGATATCGGGGGGGCAACGGCGCTGCCGGAGGTGACGCTCCCGCCGGGTCGATTCGCGGTGGTCGTGAACGAGACGTTCGTCCCCGACGCCGAGATCGACGTGCCGCCGGCCGAGGACGCAATCGTGGTGCGCGTCCCCGCGCTCGGGAAAAGCGGGCTTGGCAATGGGGGCGAGATCGTGCGGCTGCTCGATATGCGTGGACGCATTCTTTCCAGGTTTCCCGCCATTCCAAAACCAAAGGCTGGTCAAAGCGTGGTACGGCGGTCACCCGACGCTCCAGATGGAGTGAGCGATTCTTTCCAGCTGGCCCCTCCGACGCCGGGGGCCGCGAACACATCGTCATTCCCTTGA
- a CDS encoding helix-turn-helix domain-containing protein yields the protein MTPDDIKALRKELDCTAKELAAALGLEQETVLAWERGDLFPTKRFVTKMEELRSKGKGAIVRKPRRGAVAATPMAVLADPETWKLVRKLVAHAELRREVGKLAEAYPDPAEESGST from the coding sequence ATGACGCCCGACGACATCAAGGCGCTCCGCAAGGAGCTCGATTGCACGGCGAAGGAGCTCGCGGCGGCGCTCGGGCTCGAACAGGAGACGGTGCTCGCGTGGGAGCGAGGCGACCTGTTCCCGACGAAGCGCTTCGTCACGAAGATGGAGGAGCTCAGGAGCAAGGGGAAAGGGGCGATCGTGCGCAAGCCGCGGCGCGGGGCCGTGGCGGCGACGCCGATGGCCGTGCTCGCGGATCCAGAGACGTGGAAGCTCGTGCGGAAACTCGTGGCGCACGCCGAGCTGCGCCGCGAAGTCGGCAAGCTCGCAGAGGCCTACCCGGACCCCGCCGAGGAGTCCGGCTCGACGTGA
- a CDS encoding helix-turn-helix domain-containing protein: MAGVRGEKLLTASDLAALCEVDLKTIHNWVDRGRIAHFRTPGRHLRFRAADVAEFLRAWGYSVPRELARASAKSGLVVGSKDTLAHVTRALGDMMPLRDVKHPYDALVLAGSDPPDVFIVDAKAAAADVDVAHWMEALERACRDARFVVLSDEASGLPAFATRVGRTDAQGLRTLLVPEPVAPVAAPPGAVAAAANANEPAGAAQPVEELPPRAAGGSSR, encoded by the coding sequence ATGGCCGGAGTACGGGGAGAGAAACTGCTGACCGCGTCCGACCTCGCAGCGCTGTGCGAGGTCGATCTGAAGACCATCCATAACTGGGTGGATCGTGGCCGGATCGCACATTTTCGCACGCCAGGGCGGCACTTGCGCTTTCGCGCGGCCGACGTGGCGGAATTCCTGCGAGCTTGGGGCTACAGCGTGCCCCGTGAGCTCGCGCGGGCGAGCGCGAAGAGCGGGCTCGTGGTGGGCTCGAAGGACACGCTCGCCCATGTCACCCGGGCGCTCGGGGACATGATGCCGCTCAGGGACGTGAAGCATCCCTACGATGCCCTCGTCCTCGCGGGATCGGACCCTCCGGACGTGTTCATCGTGGACGCGAAAGCGGCCGCGGCGGACGTGGACGTGGCGCACTGGATGGAAGCGCTCGAGCGGGCGTGTCGAGATGCGCGCTTCGTCGTGCTGAGCGACGAGGCGTCAGGGCTACCTGCCTTCGCGACGCGCGTGGGCCGGACGGACGCGCAGGGCCTTCGGACCCTGCTCGTGCCCGAGCCGGTGGCGCCCGTGGCCGCTCCGCCCGGAGCCGTGGCTGCGGCCGCGAATGCAAACGAGCCGGCCGGGGCAGCGCAGCCGGTGGAAGAGCTGCCGCCGCGCGCGGCAGGCGGTTCGTCGCGGTAA
- the larC gene encoding nickel pincer cofactor biosynthesis protein LarC, with amino-acid sequence MRTPLLEQGSGVGKILFFDAFSGVAGDMTIAALLDLGVPLLVIEHAVAALPLEGVFLERGHVHRSGIVSTSFQVHVETPQPERTYASIDAMLTSCPLDSEVRALARRIFRRLGEAESAVHRMPLDEVHFHEVGAVDAIVDIVGAAAALVYLGAEVRGAPLPMGRGFVKARHGILPLPPPATVECLRGVPTYGVDLDAELVTPTGAAILATAAGRFERWPTFAPERVGWGAGSRELPDRPNLLRVVLGARGGDADEPAVGASHVVLEANVDDMTGEMAAHAIEALFAAGALDAWAVPITMKKGRPALTIAALAPAPQADAVGATLLRETTSIGLRKIPVTRTERPRRTVAVDTAYGRVRVKISEGPFGPPQIKPEFEDCAAAAKTHGVALREVIQAALAALENVPGKT; translated from the coding sequence GTGAGGACGCCGCTCCTGGAGCAGGGCTCAGGGGTCGGGAAGATCCTGTTCTTCGACGCGTTCAGCGGCGTCGCGGGGGACATGACGATCGCGGCGCTGCTCGACCTCGGCGTGCCGCTACTCGTGATCGAGCACGCGGTGGCGGCGCTGCCGCTCGAAGGGGTGTTCCTGGAGCGCGGGCACGTGCATCGAAGCGGCATCGTGTCGACCTCGTTCCAGGTGCACGTGGAGACGCCGCAGCCGGAGCGGACGTACGCGTCGATCGACGCGATGCTCACGTCCTGCCCGCTCGACTCTGAGGTGCGGGCGCTCGCGCGCCGGATCTTCCGGCGGCTCGGCGAGGCGGAGAGCGCGGTGCACCGCATGCCGCTCGACGAGGTGCATTTCCACGAGGTCGGGGCGGTCGACGCGATCGTGGACATCGTGGGCGCGGCCGCGGCGCTCGTGTACCTCGGGGCCGAGGTGCGGGGCGCGCCGCTGCCGATGGGGCGAGGGTTCGTCAAGGCACGTCACGGGATCCTGCCGCTGCCGCCGCCGGCGACGGTGGAGTGCCTGCGCGGCGTGCCGACGTACGGCGTGGATCTCGACGCGGAGCTCGTGACACCGACGGGCGCGGCGATCCTCGCGACGGCGGCAGGTCGCTTCGAGCGGTGGCCGACGTTCGCGCCGGAGCGCGTGGGCTGGGGCGCGGGGTCGCGGGAGCTGCCGGATCGGCCGAATCTCCTGCGGGTCGTGCTCGGCGCGCGCGGGGGCGACGCGGACGAACCCGCGGTCGGGGCGTCGCACGTGGTGCTCGAAGCGAACGTGGACGACATGACGGGCGAGATGGCGGCGCACGCGATCGAGGCGCTCTTTGCGGCGGGCGCGCTCGACGCGTGGGCCGTGCCGATCACGATGAAGAAGGGGCGGCCGGCGCTCACGATCGCGGCGCTCGCGCCGGCGCCGCAGGCGGACGCGGTGGGCGCGACGCTCCTGCGTGAGACGACGTCGATCGGGCTCCGGAAGATCCCGGTGACGCGGACGGAGCGGCCGCGGCGCACGGTGGCGGTGGACACGGCCTACGGGCGGGTGCGCGTGAAGATCAGCGAGGGTCCGTTCGGTCCGCCGCAGATCAAGCCGGAGTTCGAGGACTGCGCGGCCGCGGCGAAGACGCACGGCGTGGCGCTACGCGAGGTGATCCAGGCTGCGCTCGCCGCGCTGGAGAACGTTCCCGGAAAAACCTGA
- a CDS encoding DUF1579 family protein, producing MEQVNLETEQTGSYDRDSEHQRLARLAGVWRGTARTIMGPGAEPLDAAWEGRIAEILGGRFVRFEYRSSVEEKPIAGEMLIAFESGEKLWRTTWVDSFHTGSMILVSEGSGTDIDVRATYFAAEGHPRWGWRTVIDDAQAEKLTIRMYNITPDGQEFLGVEISLARG from the coding sequence ATGGAACAAGTGAACCTCGAAACCGAGCAGACAGGGTCTTACGATCGCGACAGCGAGCACCAGCGGCTCGCGCGGCTCGCGGGCGTGTGGCGGGGGACGGCGCGGACCATCATGGGGCCGGGCGCGGAGCCTCTCGATGCGGCCTGGGAAGGGCGGATCGCGGAGATCCTGGGCGGGAGGTTCGTCCGGTTCGAGTATCGGTCGAGCGTCGAGGAGAAGCCGATCGCCGGGGAGATGCTGATCGCCTTCGAGTCGGGCGAGAAGCTCTGGCGGACCACGTGGGTGGACAGCTTCCACACGGGTTCGATGATCCTCGTGTCCGAGGGCAGCGGGACGGACATCGACGTTCGGGCCACTTATTTCGCGGCGGAAGGGCACCCGCGCTGGGGGTGGCGCACCGTCATCGACGACGCGCAGGCGGAGAAGCTCACGATCCGCATGTACAACATCACGCCCGACGGTCAGGAGTTTCTCGGCGTGGAGATCTCGCTCGCGCGCGGGTGA
- a CDS encoding DUF790 family protein — MLTSDLLRVRRKGGRVLPRYLRGDDAELAKTLAKDFVRILGSAVGHSRDEIEAALDAVPVPADARLVGDGLRKVLDGQCTWTVPAGVDPEEIRREVFLAAAIAHRALDVRSEFDRDAVLAELAPRLGKTPAEIDAALYADLRENERLEAFRPIGPEALLERYDLGLAQAVLLKATRVTVRVADEGPDRYRRLFRAARFHGLIHVVEGSPEEGYTITLDGPWSLFDAVQKYGLRLAMFLPQVLVFRSFHVRAELAWGKAKTRAVLEITPEDGLISHVAEAPSTGPDLDVFKQAFERLGSEWAVTDNDHVFALPGEIACVPDLVFRSETTGEEVFLEAFGFWSRQAVWQRVELVRKGFPARFLLAVGKQLRVSEEVLGEDEAGEIYVYRATMSPRAVLERLRRKG, encoded by the coding sequence CCTCGTTACCTCCGCGGCGACGACGCCGAGCTCGCCAAGACGCTCGCGAAAGACTTCGTCCGCATCCTCGGCAGCGCCGTCGGCCACAGCCGCGACGAGATCGAGGCCGCGCTCGACGCGGTCCCCGTCCCTGCCGACGCGCGCCTCGTCGGCGATGGCCTCCGCAAGGTCCTCGACGGCCAGTGCACGTGGACCGTCCCCGCCGGCGTCGACCCCGAGGAGATCCGCCGCGAGGTCTTCCTCGCCGCAGCGATTGCCCACCGCGCGCTCGACGTCCGCAGCGAGTTCGATCGCGACGCCGTCCTTGCCGAGCTCGCCCCGCGCCTCGGAAAAACCCCCGCGGAAATCGACGCCGCGCTCTACGCCGATCTACGCGAAAACGAGCGGCTCGAAGCCTTCCGCCCGATCGGCCCCGAGGCCTTGCTCGAACGGTACGACCTCGGCCTCGCCCAGGCCGTCTTGCTCAAGGCCACGCGTGTCACGGTCCGCGTCGCCGACGAGGGCCCGGATCGGTACCGCAGGCTCTTCCGCGCGGCTCGCTTCCACGGCCTCATCCACGTCGTCGAGGGCTCGCCCGAGGAGGGCTACACGATCACGCTCGACGGCCCGTGGAGCCTCTTCGACGCGGTCCAGAAGTACGGCCTGCGCCTCGCCATGTTCCTCCCGCAGGTCCTCGTGTTCCGCTCCTTTCACGTCCGCGCCGAGCTCGCGTGGGGCAAGGCAAAGACCCGCGCCGTCCTCGAAATCACCCCGGAAGACGGCCTCATCTCGCACGTCGCCGAGGCCCCCTCCACGGGCCCCGATCTCGACGTGTTCAAGCAAGCCTTCGAGCGCCTCGGCTCCGAGTGGGCCGTCACGGACAACGATCACGTCTTCGCCCTCCCCGGCGAGATCGCCTGCGTGCCCGACCTCGTCTTCCGCAGCGAGACGACCGGCGAAGAGGTGTTCCTCGAGGCCTTCGGCTTCTGGAGCCGACAGGCTGTCTGGCAACGCGTCGAGCTCGTCCGCAAGGGTTTTCCCGCGAGGTTCCTCCTCGCCGTGGGCAAGCAGCTCCGCGTGAGCGAGGAGGTCCTCGGCGAGGACGAGGCCGGCGAGATCTACGTCTACCGCGCCACGATGTCCCCGCGCGCCGTGCTCGAACGTCTTCGTCGCAAGGGCTGA
- a CDS encoding TldD/PmbA family protein, with translation MTAPNRLETEIEELKNLAADVVRRARTGGADVAEAIARSGSELSTKVRLGEPELVEEASHKSLGMRVIKQGRVALTSTSDLTARGIDRFVRDALELVDISQEDPFAGPADPSLIATGPFPDLELYDPKGGDVTAAEAIDIARRAEQAARDADPRITNSDGATFSRTAGVFALVLSGGFTGGYAGSYASLVVSPVADDEGGKKRRGFHWTAKRHLDALDAPEAVGREATRRTLRKLGARKVPTCEAPVVFDPDAARAILGLLAGAIMGSSVWRKSSYLVGREGTRVASDLVTIVDDPLVLRAPGSRPFDGEGLAARKNLVVEQGILKTYLCDSYSGRKLGRPPTGSASRGGGGGVGPSTSNFMLLPTQTKAADIVKSTPRGLYVTEMMGFGYNPVTGDFSRGAAGFWIENGELAFPVSEVTISLNLDQLWQRIDAVGDDLDLRSSTASPTLRISSMTIAGSS, from the coding sequence ATGACCGCGCCGAACCGGCTCGAGACCGAGATCGAAGAGTTGAAAAACCTCGCCGCGGACGTCGTCCGGCGCGCCCGTACGGGCGGCGCCGACGTCGCCGAGGCCATCGCGCGCTCCGGCTCCGAGCTCAGCACCAAGGTCCGCCTCGGCGAACCCGAGCTCGTCGAGGAGGCCTCGCACAAGAGCCTCGGCATGCGCGTCATCAAGCAGGGCCGCGTCGCCCTCACCTCGACCTCGGACCTCACCGCACGGGGCATCGACCGCTTCGTCCGTGACGCCCTCGAGCTCGTCGACATCTCCCAGGAAGACCCGTTCGCCGGCCCGGCCGACCCCTCGCTCATTGCGACCGGCCCCTTCCCGGACCTCGAGCTCTACGACCCCAAGGGCGGGGACGTCACCGCGGCCGAGGCCATCGACATCGCGCGCCGCGCCGAGCAGGCGGCCCGGGACGCCGATCCGCGCATCACGAACAGCGACGGCGCCACCTTCAGCCGCACCGCCGGCGTCTTCGCCCTCGTCCTCTCGGGTGGCTTCACGGGCGGGTATGCTGGCTCGTACGCCTCGCTCGTCGTCTCGCCCGTCGCCGACGACGAGGGCGGCAAGAAGCGCCGCGGCTTCCACTGGACGGCCAAGCGCCACCTCGACGCCCTCGACGCGCCCGAGGCGGTCGGCCGCGAGGCCACGCGCCGCACCCTCCGCAAGCTCGGCGCGCGCAAGGTCCCCACCTGCGAGGCGCCGGTCGTCTTCGACCCGGACGCGGCGCGCGCCATCCTGGGCTTGCTCGCCGGCGCCATCATGGGCAGCTCCGTCTGGCGCAAGTCGAGCTACCTCGTCGGCCGAGAGGGCACGCGGGTCGCGAGTGACCTCGTCACCATCGTCGACGACCCCTTGGTCCTCCGCGCCCCTGGCTCTCGACCCTTCGACGGCGAGGGCCTCGCGGCGCGCAAGAACCTCGTGGTCGAGCAGGGCATCCTGAAGACCTACCTCTGCGACAGCTACAGCGGCCGCAAGCTCGGCCGCCCGCCCACGGGCAGCGCGTCGCGCGGCGGCGGCGGTGGCGTCGGGCCTTCCACCTCGAACTTCATGCTCCTGCCCACGCAGACGAAGGCCGCGGACATCGTGAAGAGCACCCCGCGTGGCCTCTACGTCACGGAGATGATGGGCTTCGGCTACAACCCCGTCACGGGCGATTTTTCGCGCGGCGCGGCGGGATTCTGGATCGAAAACGGCGAGCTTGCGTTCCCGGTCAGTGAAGTGACCATCTCGCTGAACCTCGATCAGCTTTGGCAGCGCATCGACGCGGTCGGCGACGACCTCGATCTCCGCAGCTCCACGGCTTCGCCTACACTGCGAATTTCTTCGATGACGATCGCCGGCTCGTCCTGA